Below is a genomic region from Spartinivicinus marinus.
ATCAGGGTCTGGTTTAGGGTTAGGTTTACCAGGACCATTAGGATCTGGATTATCGGGGTCTGGCCAACCAGGTCCATTGGGATCACTTGGGCCAGGTTTATTTGGACCGTCCGGATCAGTAGGATCTGGTTTCCCAGGACCAGGCTGGTCAGGCCAACCTGGCCCATTCGGATCATTTGGATCTGGCTGACCAGGCCCTGGGTTTGGCTTAGGATTGGAGTCTACATCCACATATTTTTTAATCCAATCTGTGTAGTTAGCTACTTTGGTATACACACCTGGATAACCTGGTTTGGCACAACCTTGACCAAAACTAACAATGCCTACTTGATATAACTCGTTATACCACTTAACAAATAAAGGGCCACCACTATCGCCCTGACAAGAATCTTTGCCGCCTTTTTTATAGCCAGCACACACCATATTATCAGTTAAACCATAGTAAGCTCGCTGGCATTCCTGTTGCTCTACAATAGGTACGTCTACTTCACGTAGTTTTCTAGGTAGACCTAAAGTGGCTGCAATATTTTTTTGCCGGGTTTCTCCCCAACCCGCAACAGTCATCATCGCACCCGGTTGAGCAGCAGAATGATGAATATTAATGTCAGCTATTCTTATTTTGGCTATATTGGCTTTAATTGGGCGACTCAGTTTAGCCAATGCAATATCATTATCTGACGAACCACGCTTATACTTTGGATGAGGTATAAAGCGCTCAATAGAAATCACTTCGCCTTCACGGTTATTGGTACGATCAAAACGCCCAACTGTTGCTCGCTTTACACCTTTACAATGAGCAGCAGTTAAAATCCACTCATTATTCAAGATGCTGCCACCACACTCATCAAGCCAAGCCATAAACTTCCGCTCTGCAAAGTTCGACTCCTTTCCTCCAACAATTTCTGCCATCTTTGCATTATTATCAGCAGGTTTATTATTTTGACTTACTTCATGCTTAACAGAAGCTCCATGAGTGGCACCTGCAACAGCCAAACATAAAGTAGACAACGTTAATCGTATAGAATAAGGGGAAAGTGGCTTCACTATCATTGCGGTGAGTCCTGTTAATCTTGATCTGGCACAGTGCTAAAAATAAGGCGAAATATCCCTACAACTGTTTCAAGAAGGGTATATAGACGTGAAGATTAATCAGATATCTCGTTGCAAAATAGTAACTATTACACTAAAGCATAATAAACTAAGCATCCCTTTATTTTTATTTTAATTTTTAGTTATTCCTCATAAAACCAATGTAAATTATTTATGGCCAAAGCCAGCTATTTATCTCATAAATATGGGATGAATGGACCTTCAACTATATATCAAACACAATCATTTATACATTAAACACAAGTAATTCACATCTTTATTATTTATTCATAGATTATCAGTCGTATCCTCAATAATTTGCTAAGAGAACTTAAGCAAGCGCTATTGAGAAATTAAAACACGTTAGCAAGCATAACTTTATAGAAAAGTACCATAACACCCTGTGGTTTGGTGAAATATTCAGGTTAGAGTATTTGATAACCAATATTGACTATATGAAATAACAACAGCTCAGCTGAAAAAGCTATATAATAGGAAACTAAATAGATTAATAATCCTTCAACAAACAATAATGGAGAACCTCTCCTGCTACCATGTCCATCAAAGCGCTACGTGCCTTAAAAGCCATTACAGAAACTGGCAGCTTTGCTGCTGCAGCCGATCAGTTAGGGTTAACGCTGTCTGCTGTAAGCTTGCAAATTAAAACGCTTGAGCAACAACTCAATACTTCTTTATTTGATCGATCTGGTCGCAACGCGAAGCTCAATCACAATGGACAACAGGTGTTAGCTAGAGCTGAACAGATACTTAACCTATATAATCAGTTAGGTTACGACTTAGACGATAGTGAGCATTTTTCTGGGCAATATTCTCTTGGTGCAATTCACAGTGTACAAATTGGTCCTCTAGCTCCTATTTTGGCTAGCCTGCATAAAGACCACCCTAACCTGCAAATTAAAGTAAGAAGAGGCCAGTCAGCCGAGCTGGCGAAAGGGATTGAAAAAAACCAGCTTGATGCAGCCCTAATCACCGAACCTATTACTCATTATGCTTCTAACTGCTCTTTTACACCCTATACTGAAGAACCCTTCTATATTGTTGCGAATCAGGGTGCAACCATAGCCGATGAAACCAAGCTATTGCATCAAGTTCCCTTTATTCGCTTTGATAAAAAGGCCTGGGCGGGTGCCATTATTGATGAAGAGCTAATGCAGCGTGGAATTCAGGTTAACGAATGGATGGAACTTGATTCAATGGAGGCCGCCTTAAGAATGGTAGAGTATGGCTTAGGCATTACCATCATGCCATTAAGCAGGCAACGATCACAACAACTGGCTAAATCCTTTCAGCTAATCCTATTTGGTACTCCGCCTCTAAAGCGTTCTATTGGCGTTTACCAAAAACTCAACAATAGTCGTGCTCCCGTCACCAAGCTTGTGTATGAGCTGATGGTGAAGCATGTTATTAGTTGAGTTTTTTTTAACTGTTTATCAAGAAAATTAAAATTTTTTTAAGACTAGTTAAGCATTATAATACCACCTGTCTATGCCTAAGCAGTCAACATCACTGCGTTAAACCAAAAATACGCTAGCTTAAAAGCCTGGTTATGATCACTATAATTGAAGCACTTGTTCCTATCTGTTTTGCCATTGCCAGTGGCTATGTCATTAAGCACCTCGCTAATGTTCAAACCAACGTGTGGTCTGGCATCGAAAAAATTACTTATTATGTTTTAGCACCTGCCATTCTCATTGACACCATTACGCGTCATTCTCTGGCTGAGCTACCTTGGACAAGCATTATAATGGTAACCAATACCACAATTTTCGCTTGCTGTTTATTGCTTGCAGCTTGGTTATTGTTTGACAAGTCCCTGTCTAAACCAACATTTACCTCTGTCTTTCAAGGTGGTATTCGTTTTAACACATTTATAGCCCTTGCTATTACCAATGCATTATTTGGCGATGAAGGTTTAGTGATTGGCGCGCTCGTCGCTGTCACCATGATTGTATTAATCAATATTTTATGTGTAACTACTTTTTGTTTATTAATTAAATCTGATAATAGTGCCTCACCTTCACTTACATCTCAACTTACCAAAAACCCTTTAATTATTGCATGTTTGATAGGTTTATTGATTAATATTCTGAATATTCAGCCACCCAAAGCCATAGCCGATTCTATTTCATTATTAGGTCGTGCCGCCTTTCCTATTGGCCTAATGGCAGTAGGAGCAGGATTAGAGCTAAGAAGGTTATTCAGTGATTGGAAGCCATCATTATTAGCTTCTATTGTTCAGTTT
It encodes:
- a CDS encoding LysR family transcriptional regulator, which encodes MSIKALRALKAITETGSFAAAADQLGLTLSAVSLQIKTLEQQLNTSLFDRSGRNAKLNHNGQQVLARAEQILNLYNQLGYDLDDSEHFSGQYSLGAIHSVQIGPLAPILASLHKDHPNLQIKVRRGQSAELAKGIEKNQLDAALITEPITHYASNCSFTPYTEEPFYIVANQGATIADETKLLHQVPFIRFDKKAWAGAIIDEELMQRGIQVNEWMELDSMEAALRMVEYGLGITIMPLSRQRSQQLAKSFQLILFGTPPLKRSIGVYQKLNNSRAPVTKLVYELMVKHVIS
- a CDS encoding AEC family transporter, giving the protein MITIIEALVPICFAIASGYVIKHLANVQTNVWSGIEKITYYVLAPAILIDTITRHSLAELPWTSIIMVTNTTIFACCLLLAAWLLFDKSLSKPTFTSVFQGGIRFNTFIALAITNALFGDEGLVIGALVAVTMIVLINILCVTTFCLLIKSDNSASPSLTSQLTKNPLIIACLIGLLINILNIQPPKAIADSISLLGRAAFPIGLMAVGAGLELRRLFSDWKPSLLASIVQFAFKPMVALFIISYFSLTPITATVIIIFFSVPTAPSSYILSRQLGGDHQSMASIITAQTMLSFITMPISLWIANQFFIFNSNL